One window from the genome of Anopheles coluzzii chromosome X, AcolN3, whole genome shotgun sequence encodes:
- the LOC120959872 gene encoding uncharacterized protein LOC120959872 isoform X1 — translation MSQAAEGSDTGNGVPSSPIARSVAESSATPWRPMTFPDLRGFPAAQQLYGLPVPIDLSFLRSPVSSDEGASGQPWQQQQHADLPSQVLLPTFQVSIFDRIARFRKHQPYNDSQTLQVITPREDELVEADVSGAPVAPMRIKSAGLVPRASGAVAVVEPYQHETGSDDEANEQDSSELDDVMIPACPTAISAPIFLQPENEEANMTAFNGAASIANPCWPPLHEHTEQPDQQLSVDVPIIVKLIGRAGSYGSLYAIWYAQLGSHDIMDRIPDCVIFAPELAPDHQGPPPILTSLLLQRRMSTGELVTVPNGPKQMPGHSIE, via the coding sequence ATGAGCCAAGCAGCTGAAGGGAGTGATACCGGTAACGGTGTACCATCGTCACCGATAGCCAGAAGTGTGGCCGAGTCCAGCGCAACCCCTTGGCGTCCGATGACGTTTCCGGACTTGCGTGGGTTCCCCGCCGCACAGCAGCTGTACGGTTTGCCGGTTCCGATCGATTTGAGCTTCCTACGCTCACCTGTCAGCAGTGATGAGGGGGCATCGGGACAgccgtggcagcagcagcagcatgccgACTTACCGTCCCAGGTACTTTTACCCACTTTCCAGGTTTCTATTTTCGATAGAATTGCACGCTTTCGAAAACATCAACCGTATAACGATTCTCAAACGTTGCAGGTAATTACACCTCGGGAGGACGAGCTGGTGGAAGCCGATGTCAGTGGTGCTCCAGTGGCTCCAATGAGAATTAAATCCGCTGGGCTGGTCCCGAGAGCTAGTGGCGCCGTAGCGGTAGTGGAACCGTATCAACACGAGACCGGGTCTGATGATGAAGCAAACGAACAAGACTCGTCGGAATTGGACGACGTTATGATTCCCGCATGTCCAACTGCTATTAGCGCACCGATATTTTTGCAACCCGAAAATGAGGAAGCAAATATGACAGCATTCAATGGTGCTGCATCGATTGCTAACCCGTGCTGGCCACCGCTGCATGAGCATACGGAACAGCCCGACCAGCAACTATCCGTCGATGTTCCAATCATAGTTAAACTAATCGGTAGAGCAGGATCTTACGGTTCACTGTACGCGATTTGGTACGCTCAATTGGGAAGCCACGATATCATGGATCGTATCCCGGATTGCGTCATATTTGCCCCAGAGCTGGCACCGGATCACCAGGGACCCCCACCGATACTTACATCGCTTTTGCTGCAACGCAGAATGTCGACTGGCGAGCTGGTGACGGTTCCGAATGGCCCGAAGCAGATGCCTGGCCATTCGATTGAATAG